From the Salipiger sp. CCB-MM3 genome, the window CTATGCCGCCGAACTGGTGGCGCTGGCGCAAAGCCGTTTCGGCGGGCTCGACGGCGCGTTCAACAACGCCGGGATCACCGGCGCGCTCGGACCACTGGCCGAGATGACGGAAGACACCTGGCGCGAGGTGATCGAGACCAATCTCACCAGCGGCTTTCACGCGGCCAAAGCGCAGATCCCCGCGCTGCAGATGCGCGGCGGCGGCGCGCTGGTCTTCACCTCCTCTTTCGTCGGCCACACGATCGGCCTGCCCGGCATGGCCGCCTATGCTGCGTCAAAGGCGGGGCTTATCGGCATGACGCAGGCGCTCGCCACTGAGCTCGGGCCGCAAAACATCCGCGTCAACGCCCTGCTGCCCGGCGGCACGATGACCGAGATGGCGGGCGAGGACCGTGCCTTCCATGAGACCGTCGCCACCATGCATGCGCTCAAACGCATGGCCACCCCCGCCGAGATCGCCCGCGCGGCGCTGTTCCTGCTCTCAGACGACGCTTCCTTCGTAACCGGCAGCGCCATGCTGGCCGACGGCGGCAATTCGATTACCAAACTCTGAACAGCCCTTGCCTCGCCACGCCAGAACGCAAAAGGCGCCCCAAGGGGAGCGCCTTTTCGAAATCACCGAGCCTCGCGCCACGCTCAGCTTTCGGGCGTCGGTGCCTCATAGACGCCCTGCTCTTTCAGCGCGTCGATCACTTCCTTGGGCATATAGGTCTCGTCGTGCTTGGCGAGGATCTCGGTCGCCTGGAACACGCCATCCACATAGCGCCCGGTGCCGACCATGCCTTGGTTCTCGTCGAAGAGATCGGGCAGCACCCCGGCAAACACCACCGGCACCGAGGCACCGCCATCGGTCACCGAGAAGCTGATCTCATGGCCCTGACCGCGCACCAGCGAGCCCTCTTCGACCAGCCCGCCGATGCGGAAGGTCTCATTCGGCGAGGGCGGCGCTTCGACAATCTGGCTCGGCGAGCGGAAGAAGTTGATCCCGTCGCGCATGGCGTAGCCGATCAGCGCGGTCGAGACGACCAGCGCCACCGCTGCCAGTGCGACGATCTGGATGCGCCGCTGCTTCTTCAGCGATTTGAGACCCATCTTCTACTCCTCAGCACGTATGCCATTCTCCCTATATGGCATCTTAAAGCCGCAAGAGAACTGTTCCAAATCAAATTGCGTCACCGCGCCGCGCCCGCCCTTCCTCTTGGCGGAAATATCCCGGGGGCCCGGGGGCGGAGCCCCCGACTTATTCTGCGTGCGGGCAGAGCCCCCGACTTACCCTGCGTGCAGGACTTAGGACGGCTCAGACGCTCTCGAAGCTGAGCGGCCGCTTCAGGAACTGCGTGGCGTGCACCGACACCTTGCGCGGATCGCCCGTGGTCAGAAAGCGGCTCTCCTTGCCCGGCCCGTACATATCGGGATGACGCTGCAGGTAGTCGGCCAGCGAGGAGGCCACCAGATTGGCTTGCGAATAGACCGCGACCTCCGGCCCCAGCGCCTCCTGAAAGACCTCCTGCATCAGCGGGTAATGCGTGCAGCCAAGGATCGCCGCCTGCGGCTCGGGCATCTTGCGCTTCAGCGCCTCTACATGGCTGCGCACCAGCGCCTCGGCGAGGATCATGTCGCCGTCTTCGATGGCATCCACCAGCCCGCCGCAGGCCTGCGCTTCCACATCCACACCGATCGCCCGGAACGCCAGTTCGCGCTGGAAGGCGCGGCTGCGCACCGTGGCGGGCGTCGCAAAGAGCGCCACATGCTGCACCGCCACCTCGCGCGGCGGTGAGTTGTCGCCCCACTGCCGCTCGGTCAGCGCCTCGATCAGCGGCACGAAAACCCCCAGCACCCGCTTGCCCTTGGGTAGACCGCCCTCTTGCATGCGGCGCAGCGCGGCGGCGGAGGCGGTGTTGCAGGCGAGGATGACCAGATCGCAGCCCGCGTTCCAGAGGTTGTGCACCGCATCGACGGTCAGATTGTAGATGTCCTCGGCGTCGCGCACGCCATAGGGCGCATGGCTGCTGTCGGCGTAATAGACAAAGGGCACCTCGGGGAGCCGCTTGGCCACCGCGTCGAGAACCGTGAGCCCGCCCAGCCCGGAATCGAACACACCAACCGCCATATCCTGCCCTCCTTGCCGCGCATCGCGGGCCTGCACTCAGCCGGTCTTTGCCGGTCTGCCTCGGATGTCCGCCGCACGACTCGCGCAGCGGAAGCCTTGGGATCCGGTCTTACGGCGCTTTGGCTGGGAGATCCATTGCGGCATGCGGCGCGCTCACGACAACGTTCGCGGTAGGCTGGATGCGGCGGGGCAAGACGGGGGCTCGGCCCACAGGCATGATACGACGGGGGCTCCGGGATATTTTTGCCAAGAGGAAGAGGGACGCTCGGCGAAAGCGTCCCTCCCTTGGTTTACTCGGCGGCCCTGGCCAGCGGCGCGCCGCCGGCGCGAATGGCGGCGAGCAATTCCTCGCGGCGTTTGGCGGCCTCGCGCTCGTTCGCCTCTTTCACCGGGCCGTAGCCGCGGATTTTCAGCGGCAGTTCGGCCAGCGCCACCACAGCGTCGAGCGTCTCGGGCGTGACCTTTGGCAACACTTCGGCCATATCGGCCTCATATTGCGCGATGAGAGCACGCTCCATCCGGCGCTCTGCGGTGCGGCCAAAGGGATCGAGCGCCGTGCCGCGCAGCCACTTCAGCCTAGCCAGCAGGCCGAAGGTTTTCAGCATCGTCTCGCCATATGTCTTCTTGACCGGACGACCATCCGAACCCTCTTTCGAGAGCATCGGCGGTGCGAGGTGGAAGCTCATCTCAAAGCCCGGCTCAAAGGTCTCTTCAGCCTTTTTGCGGGTCTCCAGATGCAGGCGGGCCACCTCGTATTCATCCTTATAGGCGAGCAGCTTGTGATAGCCTTTGGCCAATGCCTCGCGCAGCCGCGGCTCGGTGACGGGCTCGAGCATGGCGCGGTATTTCTTCGCCAGCCGCTTGTTCTGATACTGCGTCAGGTGATCGGCGCGGAAGGCGATCTTCTCGTCGAGAGATTTGGGCTTTTCCACCACCGTCGCTTTCGGCGAGACCAGCCCGGCCGCCTCGGCCGGGTGGAGCACCGCCCAGCGTCCGATCTCGAAGGCGCGCAGGTTGCGCTCCACTGCGGCGCCATTGAGGCGGATGGCCTCTTCGATGGCCTCATGCGGCAGCGGCAAGAGCCCCTGCTGCCAGGCCGCGCCGAGGATCATCATGTTCGAGAAGATCGAGTCGCCCATGGTGACCCGCGCCAGTTCGGTGGCGTCGAAGATCGCCAGCCGGTCCTGCATCCGCGCCTCGAGCGCCACGCGCAGTTGATCGAAAGGCAGCGTGAACTCGGTATCGCGGGTGAACTCGCCGGTGATGATCTCATGCCCGTTGACCACCGCACCGGTGCGGCCACGCTTGGTGAGGCCGAGGGTCTTGGCCCCGGCGCTGACCACCAGATCGCCGCCGATGAGCGCATCGGCCTCGCCGGTCGCCACGCGCACCGCCGAGATGTCTTCGGGCCGGTTCGCCAGCCGCAGGTGGATGTGCACCGCGCCGCCCTTCTGAGCGAGGCCTGCCATCTCCATCATGCCCGCGCCCATACCGGCGATCTGCGCCGCCTGTGCCAGCACCGCGCCCACGGTCACCACCCCGGTGCCACCGACGCCGGTGATCACCACGTTGTGGGTCTTGTCGATGCTGGGCAGGTTCGGCTGCGGCAGATGCGGCAGGTCGAGGTCCGTCGTCTCGCCCTTGCGCATCTTCGCGCCCTTGAGCGTCACGAAGGACGGGCAGAAGCCGCGCAGACAGGAATAATCCTTGTTGCAGCTCGACTGGTCGATGGCGCGCTTGCGGCCAAGCTCGGTCTCGGCGGGGACGATGGAGACACAGTTCGACTGCACCCCGCAATCGCCACAGCCCTCGCAGACGTCCGTGTTGATGAACACCCGCTTGTCCGGGTCCGGGAAGGCGCCCTTCTTGCGGCGGCGGCGCTTTTCGGCGGCGCAGGTCTGGATGTAGAGGATAATCGATACGCCGCCGATCTGCTCGAAGCGCTTCTGCACGGCCATCATGTCGGCCCGCTCGAAGGTTTCGATGCCCGCCGGGAAGAGATCGAAATCGACGTCTTCCTTCTCGTCATAGACCACCGCCAGATGCTCGACGCCCATGGCTTTAAGCTCGCGCGCGATGCGGTCGGCGGTAAGCCCGCCTTCGTTGGGCTGGCCGCCGGTCATCGCCACCGCGTCATTGTAGAGCAGCTTGTAGGTGATGTTGGTGCCCGCGGCGAGGGCCGCGCGGATGGCCAGCGAGCCGGAGTGGTTGTAGGTGCCATCGCCGAGGTTCTGGAACACATGGCTGCGCTTCGAGAAGGGCGCCTCGCCGACCCAGTTCACGCCTTCTCCGCCCATATGGGTGAAGCCGGTGGTCTCGCGGTCCATCCACTGCACCATATAGTGGCAGCCGATGCCCGCGTAGGCGCGCGAACCTTCCGGCAGACGCGTCGAGGTGTTGTGCGGGCAGCCCGAGCAGAAATACGGCAGACGCGCCGCCAGATCGGGGGCATTGTCGGCCTTGCACGCCGCGTCGAGCGCGGAAAGACCGGCCTTGATGCCGTCGGTGCCGCGGCCTTCCTCGATGAAGATCTCGCCAAGCTTCTGCGCGATCCAAACCGGATCGAGCGCGCCGCGGGTCGGGAAGAGCTCTTCGCGGTGCATGCCGCCTGCCCCGCCCTTGTACCAGCCATAGACCCGGCGGCCGCGGCGGTCGTCAAAGATCGCCTCCTTGACCTGCACCTCGATCAGCTTGCGCTTCTCCTCGACGATGATGATCAGATCGAGCCCCTCGGCCCAATCGTGGAAGCCCTTCATGTCGAGCGGGAAGGTCTGGCCGATCTTATAGGTGGTGAGACCCAGCCGCTCGGCCTCTGCCTCGTCGATATTCAGCAGCGACATGGCGTGCTGCAGGTCGAGCCAGTTCTTGCCCGCCGCCACAAGGCCGATCTTGGCGCCGGGTTTGCCCCAGACGCGCTTGTCCATCTTGTTGGCGTGGGAAAACTCTTCGGCGGCGAAGCGCTTGAAGTCGATCATCCGCGTTTCTTGCAGATGCGGCGTGTCGCCGAGGCGGATGTTCAGCCCGCCGTCGGGCATGGCGAACTCGGGCACCACCAGCGACATGCGGTCCCAGCGGCCATCGACCACGGCGGTCGCCTCGACCGTGTCCTTCATGGTCTTGAGCCCGCACCAGACGCCGGCAAAGCGCGAGAGCGCAAAGCCGTAGACGCCGTAATCCAGCACTTCCTGCACACCGGCGGGCGAGACCACGGGCATATAGGCATCCACCAGCGCCCATTCCGACTGATGCAGCACCGTCGAGCTTTCGCCGGTGTGATCGTCGCCCATGGCCATCAGCACGCCGCCGTGTTGCGAGGTGCCCGCCATATTGGCGTGGCGCATCACGTCGCCCGAGCGGTCGACGCCGGGACCCTTGCCGTACCAGAGGCCGAAGACCCCGTCGTACTTGCCCTCGCCCCTCAGTTCCGCCTGTTGCGAGCCCCATAGCGCCGTGGCCGCGAGGTCTTCGTTCAGGCCTTCCTGAAAGACGATGTCATTCTCGGTCAGCAGTTTGCCAGCGCGCTTCATCTGGATGTCGACGGCGCCCAGCGGCGAGCCGCGGTAGCCCGTCACATAGCCGGCCGTGTTCAAACCGGCGGCGCGATCGCGCTCTTTTTGCATCAGCATCAGGCGAACCAACGCCTGCGTGCCATTCAAAAGGACCGGACTCTTGCTTAAATCGAACCTGTCCTGCAGGGAAATTGCTTGCTTGCTCATGCGCGCCTCCCTTCGCTCATTGTGCTTGCAGCTGTCGTTCTATGATAGGTCACACATGCTGACCCGGATAGGGAAATTTTCGTTATTTTCCCACAGTCGGCTAAGATGTGTTTCCGTTTATCGTTCCTGTCGTATACAGGGCGCCAAAGTTGAATAAGATGCCGCCATGGATTGGGATAAGCTCAGGATCTTTCACGCTGTCGCAGATGCGGGCAGCCTGACTCATGCGGGAGATGCGCTGCATCTGTCGCAATCCGCGGTCTCGCGGCAGATTCGTGCGCTGGAGGAGGCGCTCGATACCACCCTTTTCCACCGTCATGCCCGTGGCCTGATTCTCACCGAACAGGGTGAGCTGCTGTTTGATGCCACCGCCTCGATGGTGAAGCGGATCGACAGCGCCACCGCGCGCATTCGCGACAGCGAAGAGGAAGTGTTCGGCGAACTCAAGGTCACCACGACCCATGGCTTCGGTGTGCTCTGGCTGGCCCCGCGCCTGACCAAGCTCTACGAGAAGTACCCCGATCTGAAGATCGACCTGATGCTCGAAGAGCGGGTGCTTGACCTGCCCATGCGCGAAGCCGACGTGGCGATCCGCATGAAAGAGCCGAGTCAGGCCGACCTGATCCGCAAGCGCCTGATGTCGATCCGCATGCGCATGTATGCGTCCCCAGCTTATCTGGAGCAGAACGGTCTGCCCGAGTCGCTCGAGGATCTCTCGGCGCATCGGCTGATCTGCCAGAATCCGAACTCGGCGCAGGTGCTGTCGGGCAAGGCGCTGGTGCAGAAGCTGCTCACCTATGACATCCGCACGGGTCTCACGGTGAACAACTACTTCGGTGTGCTGCAGGCGGTGATCGCCAATCTCGGCATTGGCGTGCTGCCCGACTACATCATAGAGGATTTCCCGCATGTGGTGCGGGTTCTGCCTGATGTGGAGTCCAACGAGGTGCCGGTGTTCCTCGCCTACCCCGAAGAATTGCGTCATTCCAAGCGCGTAACCGCGTTCCGCGACTTCGTGCAGGATGAGATCTTCGCGCATCGGCGGCAGCTGAAAGCGATGGGCGCCGACTGAATTTGCTCAAAAATCAGGCGCCATGCAAACAATGCATGGCAGCAATGACGTTGAGCAGCGATTTCGGCCCTTGATCGACTCAATACTGATCACATATTCAGCACACGAAGCTTGAAGCGCCCTAGCGCGCGTCATCTTCAACCTCCCTGTTGGACTTCGGCCGAGCTTTGTGCTCGGCCTTTTTTTTGCGGAATCGCCAGAGGTTGCTTTGGCGGGGCCACGCGCTGCGGTACCCTTGGCCCTTGAACAGGGAGGGTGGCATGGCAGCAAATGAGGTCTCCGCCGGGAGCGTTTCACCGGGCAACGCGGCACAGCAGGCATTCTGGACCGAGGGGCCCGGCCTCACGTGGGTCGCCATGCGCGACGAGCTTGATACGCTGCATTCGCATATCTCGGAACTGGTGCTTTCGGCGGCGGCGGCCCAGCCCGGGGAGACGGCCCTTGATCTGGGCTGCGGCGCAGGGGCGACGACGCTGGCGCTGGCCGAGGCCGTGGCGCCCGAAGGACATGTCACCGGCATCGACGTCTCCACCTCTTTGCTCGAAGTCGCCCGCGCCCGCGCCGAGGCGCTGGGGGGCATCCGGCCCGACTTCATTCATGCGGATGCGCAGGTCTGGCGGCCCGAGACGCAGGCAGACCTCTGCCTCTCGCGCATGGGGGTGATGTTCTTTGACGATCCGGGCGCCGCCTTCGCCAATATCCTGCACTTTCTGCGCCCCGGCGGGCGGCTCGCCTTCATCTGCTGGCGCGCGAGCGACGAAAACCCGTGGTTCGATCTGCCGATGAAAGCCGCCGTTGCGCATCTTGGTCCGCCCGAGGCCGGCGATCCCGATGCCCCCGGCCCCATGGCCTTCCGCGATCCCGAGCGGGTGCGGCGCATCCTTTTGGGGGCCGGGTTCGAACGGATCACCATAGAGACGGTCGAGGCGGTGCTGCGCCTGCCTCAAGGTGCCAAAGCCTCTGATCTGGCCACGCGCATTGGCCCCGCCGTGCGCCATATGCGCGACAAGGGCGCCAGCGCGGCGCAGGCCGAAGCGATCCGCGCAGAGATAGAGATCGCCTTTGCCGCGCTGACAGCCAACGGCAGCGCCACAATCCCCGCAAGAATGAACCTTGTGACCGCTTCGAGGCCTTGACCCCTCTTCCCCCTTTGCCGCCCTTGCCTTAAAGAGCGCCTCAACCACGCTAAGGGGAGTCAGGATGCAGGAACCGTCCATCACCGAAGAGCTCATTGCCGCCCACGGGATCAGTCCCGACGAATACGAGCGGATCCTGCAGATCATCGGCCGCGAGCCGACGTTCACAGAGCTGGGGATCTTCTCGGCCATGTGGAACGAGCACTGCTCCTACAAGAGCTCGAAGATCCACCTGCGCAAGCTGCCGACCAAAGGCCCGCAGGTCATCTGCGGTCCGGGCGAGAACGCGGGCGTTGTCGACATTGGCGACGGTCAGGCGGTCATCTTCAAGATGGAAAGCCACAACCACCCCTCCTACATCGAGCCCTATCAGGGCGCGG encodes:
- a CDS encoding SDR family oxidoreductase, translating into MRLHGKTILITGASSGIGAETARLCAAAGANVVLGARRAERLAALAEEIANAGGAAAYAPGDVRSAAYAAELVALAQSRFGGLDGAFNNAGITGALGPLAEMTEDTWREVIETNLTSGFHAAKAQIPALQMRGGGALVFTSSFVGHTIGLPGMAAYAASKAGLIGMTQALATELGPQNIRVNALLPGGTMTEMAGEDRAFHETVATMHALKRMATPAEIARAALFLLSDDASFVTGSAMLADGGNSITKL
- a CDS encoding LysR family transcriptional regulator, with the translated sequence MDWDKLRIFHAVADAGSLTHAGDALHLSQSAVSRQIRALEEALDTTLFHRHARGLILTEQGELLFDATASMVKRIDSATARIRDSEEEVFGELKVTTTHGFGVLWLAPRLTKLYEKYPDLKIDLMLEERVLDLPMREADVAIRMKEPSQADLIRKRLMSIRMRMYASPAYLEQNGLPESLEDLSAHRLICQNPNSAQVLSGKALVQKLLTYDIRTGLTVNNYFGVLQAVIANLGIGVLPDYIIEDFPHVVRVLPDVESNEVPVFLAYPEELRHSKRVTAFRDFVQDEIFAHRRQLKAMGAD
- the ccmE gene encoding cytochrome c maturation protein CcmE, whose product is MGLKSLKKQRRIQIVALAAVALVVSTALIGYAMRDGINFFRSPSQIVEAPPSPNETFRIGGLVEEGSLVRGQGHEISFSVTDGGASVPVVFAGVLPDLFDENQGMVGTGRYVDGVFQATEILAKHDETYMPKEVIDALKEQGVYEAPTPES
- the murI gene encoding glutamate racemase; this translates as MAVGVFDSGLGGLTVLDAVAKRLPEVPFVYYADSSHAPYGVRDAEDIYNLTVDAVHNLWNAGCDLVILACNTASAAALRRMQEGGLPKGKRVLGVFVPLIEALTERQWGDNSPPREVAVQHVALFATPATVRSRAFQRELAFRAIGVDVEAQACGGLVDAIEDGDMILAEALVRSHVEALKRKMPEPQAAILGCTHYPLMQEVFQEALGPEVAVYSQANLVASSLADYLQRHPDMYGPGKESRFLTTGDPRKVSVHATQFLKRPLSFESV
- a CDS encoding indolepyruvate ferredoxin oxidoreductase family protein; this translates as MSKQAISLQDRFDLSKSPVLLNGTQALVRLMLMQKERDRAAGLNTAGYVTGYRGSPLGAVDIQMKRAGKLLTENDIVFQEGLNEDLAATALWGSQQAELRGEGKYDGVFGLWYGKGPGVDRSGDVMRHANMAGTSQHGGVLMAMGDDHTGESSTVLHQSEWALVDAYMPVVSPAGVQEVLDYGVYGFALSRFAGVWCGLKTMKDTVEATAVVDGRWDRMSLVVPEFAMPDGGLNIRLGDTPHLQETRMIDFKRFAAEEFSHANKMDKRVWGKPGAKIGLVAAGKNWLDLQHAMSLLNIDEAEAERLGLTTYKIGQTFPLDMKGFHDWAEGLDLIIIVEEKRKLIEVQVKEAIFDDRRGRRVYGWYKGGAGGMHREELFPTRGALDPVWIAQKLGEIFIEEGRGTDGIKAGLSALDAACKADNAPDLAARLPYFCSGCPHNTSTRLPEGSRAYAGIGCHYMVQWMDRETTGFTHMGGEGVNWVGEAPFSKRSHVFQNLGDGTYNHSGSLAIRAALAAGTNITYKLLYNDAVAMTGGQPNEGGLTADRIARELKAMGVEHLAVVYDEKEDVDFDLFPAGIETFERADMMAVQKRFEQIGGVSIILYIQTCAAEKRRRRKKGAFPDPDKRVFINTDVCEGCGDCGVQSNCVSIVPAETELGRKRAIDQSSCNKDYSCLRGFCPSFVTLKGAKMRKGETTDLDLPHLPQPNLPSIDKTHNVVITGVGGTGVVTVGAVLAQAAQIAGMGAGMMEMAGLAQKGGAVHIHLRLANRPEDISAVRVATGEADALIGGDLVVSAGAKTLGLTKRGRTGAVVNGHEIITGEFTRDTEFTLPFDQLRVALEARMQDRLAIFDATELARVTMGDSIFSNMMILGAAWQQGLLPLPHEAIEEAIRLNGAAVERNLRAFEIGRWAVLHPAEAAGLVSPKATVVEKPKSLDEKIAFRADHLTQYQNKRLAKKYRAMLEPVTEPRLREALAKGYHKLLAYKDEYEVARLHLETRKKAEETFEPGFEMSFHLAPPMLSKEGSDGRPVKKTYGETMLKTFGLLARLKWLRGTALDPFGRTAERRMERALIAQYEADMAEVLPKVTPETLDAVVALAELPLKIRGYGPVKEANEREAAKRREELLAAIRAGGAPLARAAE
- a CDS encoding class I SAM-dependent methyltransferase, translating into MAANEVSAGSVSPGNAAQQAFWTEGPGLTWVAMRDELDTLHSHISELVLSAAAAQPGETALDLGCGAGATTLALAEAVAPEGHVTGIDVSTSLLEVARARAEALGGIRPDFIHADAQVWRPETQADLCLSRMGVMFFDDPGAAFANILHFLRPGGRLAFICWRASDENPWFDLPMKAAVAHLGPPEAGDPDAPGPMAFRDPERVRRILLGAGFERITIETVEAVLRLPQGAKASDLATRIGPAVRHMRDKGASAAQAEAIRAEIEIAFAALTANGSATIPARMNLVTASRP